A genomic region of Xanthomonas campestris pv. phormiicola contains the following coding sequences:
- a CDS encoding cytochrome ubiquinol oxidase subunit I yields MIDTTVVELSRLQFAMTAMYHFLFVPLTLGLSFMIAIMESVFVMTRKEVWRRMALFWGVLFGINFAMGVATGIVMEFQFGMNWSYYSHYVGDIFGAPLAIEGLMAFFLEATFIGLFFFGWNKLSPVKHLMVTWLMALGTNLSAVWILIANGWMQNPTGAVFNPDTMRMEVVDFMAVVFNPVAQAKFVHTVSAGYVTGAVFVMSISALFLLRGTHRDIARRSFAVAAAFGLASSLSVVVLGDESGYAANEHQKMKLAAIEAMWETEQAPADFTAFGIPNQATGKNDYAIKVPYLMGLVATRSLDTPIPGILELVGRAEHRIRGGQIAYGALQRLKADRNDVQAREVFDRHWQDLGHGLLLKRYRDDILNATPEEISKAALDTVPRVLPLFWTFRVMAGLGFYLIAFFIAAMWFSCKHTFEHKRWFLTLALWTLPAPWIAIECGWFVAEYGRQPWAVEGVLPTFYAASGLALHEILITLAGFVAIYTTLLVIEIKLMLKAIRKGPDDLPALLQPTPRPAAPLAAPAAAGQL; encoded by the coding sequence ATGATCGACACCACTGTCGTAGAGCTGTCGCGGCTGCAGTTCGCCATGACCGCGATGTACCACTTCCTGTTCGTTCCGCTCACCCTCGGCCTGTCGTTCATGATCGCGATCATGGAGAGCGTGTTCGTCATGACCCGCAAGGAGGTCTGGCGGCGCATGGCGCTGTTCTGGGGCGTGCTGTTCGGCATCAACTTCGCGATGGGCGTGGCCACCGGCATCGTGATGGAATTCCAGTTCGGCATGAACTGGTCGTACTACAGCCACTACGTCGGCGACATCTTCGGCGCGCCGCTGGCGATCGAGGGGCTGATGGCGTTCTTCCTGGAAGCCACCTTCATCGGCCTGTTCTTCTTCGGCTGGAACAAGCTCTCGCCGGTCAAGCACCTGATGGTGACCTGGCTGATGGCGCTGGGCACCAACCTGTCGGCGGTGTGGATCCTGATCGCCAACGGCTGGATGCAGAACCCGACCGGCGCGGTGTTCAACCCGGACACGATGCGCATGGAAGTGGTCGATTTCATGGCGGTGGTGTTCAACCCGGTGGCGCAGGCCAAGTTCGTGCACACGGTCAGCGCCGGCTACGTCACCGGCGCGGTGTTCGTGATGTCGATCAGCGCGCTGTTCCTGCTGCGCGGCACGCACCGCGACATCGCCCGGCGCTCGTTCGCGGTGGCCGCCGCGTTCGGCCTGGCGTCCTCGCTGTCGGTGGTGGTGCTCGGCGACGAGAGCGGCTACGCCGCCAACGAACACCAGAAGATGAAGCTGGCCGCGATCGAGGCGATGTGGGAGACCGAGCAGGCGCCGGCCGACTTCACCGCCTTCGGCATCCCCAACCAGGCCACCGGCAAGAACGACTACGCGATCAAGGTGCCGTACCTGATGGGCCTGGTCGCCACGCGCTCGCTGGACACGCCGATTCCCGGCATCCTGGAATTGGTCGGCCGCGCCGAACACCGCATCCGCGGCGGCCAGATCGCCTACGGCGCGCTGCAACGGCTCAAGGCCGACCGCAACGACGTGCAGGCGCGCGAGGTGTTCGACCGCCACTGGCAGGACCTGGGCCATGGCCTGCTGCTCAAGCGCTACCGCGACGACATCCTCAATGCCACGCCGGAAGAAATCTCCAAGGCCGCGCTCGACACCGTGCCGCGCGTGCTGCCGCTGTTCTGGACGTTCCGGGTCATGGCCGGCCTGGGCTTCTACCTGATCGCCTTCTTCATCGCCGCGATGTGGTTCTCGTGCAAGCACACCTTCGAGCACAAGCGCTGGTTCCTGACGCTGGCGCTGTGGACCCTGCCGGCGCCGTGGATCGCGATCGAATGCGGCTGGTTCGTGGCCGAGTACGGCCGCCAGCCGTGGGCGGTGGAAGGCGTGCTGCCGACGTTCTACGCCGCCTCCGGCCTGGCCCTGCACGAGATCCTGATCACCCTGGCCGGCTTCGTGGCGATCTACACCACGCTGCTGGTCATCGAGATCAAGCTGATGCTCAAGGCGATCCGCAAGGGCCCGGACGATCTGCCCGCGCTGCTGCAGCCGACCCCGCGCCCCGCCGCGCCCCTTGCCGCCCCTGCGGCCGCCGGTCAACTCTGA
- the cydB gene encoding cytochrome d ubiquinol oxidase subunit II: MDFIALDYTTLRVIWWLLLGILLIGFAVMDGFDLGVGALLPFVARNDAERRLVVNTIGPVWEGNQVWLVLGGGAIFAAWPPLYAVSFSGFYLAMFVILFALILRPVGFKFRGKLPSQRWRNGWDWALFVGGVIPALIMGVAVGNVVLGVPFHFDDTLRVFYTGSFFGLLMPFALLAGLLSVSMLVAHGAAMLVLKTDGPVAERAARYGSVAALLACALFAAGGVWVALGLPGYAVTSPVVTDGATNPLLKTAVLGEVGGWMHNYQAMPLTALAPAAGLLGLLLSAVLLRKRRGGLAFIASGAAIAGIILTVGFAIFPFLLPSSSQPGSSLTVWDASSSHLTLWIMLLATVLFLPIVLGYTTWVYRVLKGKVTAESLDDNPNAY, translated from the coding sequence ATGGACTTCATTGCATTGGACTACACCACGCTGCGCGTGATCTGGTGGCTGCTGCTCGGCATCCTGCTGATCGGTTTCGCGGTGATGGACGGTTTCGACCTGGGCGTCGGCGCGCTGCTGCCGTTCGTGGCCAGGAACGACGCCGAACGCCGGCTGGTGGTCAACACCATCGGCCCGGTCTGGGAGGGCAACCAGGTCTGGCTGGTGCTCGGCGGCGGCGCGATCTTCGCCGCCTGGCCGCCGCTGTACGCGGTCAGCTTCTCCGGCTTCTACCTGGCCATGTTCGTGATCCTGTTCGCGCTGATCCTGCGCCCGGTCGGGTTCAAGTTCCGCGGCAAGCTGCCCAGCCAGCGCTGGCGCAACGGCTGGGACTGGGCGCTGTTCGTCGGCGGCGTCATCCCGGCGCTGATCATGGGCGTGGCGGTGGGCAACGTGGTGCTGGGCGTGCCGTTCCATTTCGACGACACCCTGCGGGTGTTCTACACCGGCAGTTTCTTCGGTCTGCTGATGCCGTTCGCGCTGCTCGCCGGCCTGCTCAGCGTGAGCATGCTGGTGGCGCACGGCGCGGCGATGCTGGTGCTGAAGACCGACGGCCCGGTGGCCGAGCGCGCGGCCCGCTACGGCAGCGTGGCGGCGCTGCTGGCCTGCGCGCTGTTCGCCGCCGGCGGCGTGTGGGTGGCGCTGGGCCTGCCCGGCTACGCGGTGACCTCGCCGGTGGTCACCGACGGCGCCACCAACCCGCTGCTGAAGACCGCGGTGCTCGGCGAGGTCGGCGGCTGGATGCACAACTACCAGGCGATGCCGCTGACCGCACTGGCGCCGGCGGCCGGCCTGCTCGGCCTGCTGCTGAGCGCGGTGCTGCTGCGCAAGCGGCGCGGCGGCCTGGCCTTCATCGCCTCGGGCGCGGCCATCGCCGGCATCATCCTCACCGTCGGCTTTGCGATCTTCCCGTTCCTGCTGCCCTCCTCCAGCCAGCCCGGCTCCAGCCTGACCGTGTGGGACGCCTCCAGCAGCCACCTGACCCTGTGGATCATGCTGCTGGCCACGGTGCTGTTCCTGCCGATCGTGCTCGGCTACACCACCTGGGTGTACCGGGTGCTGAAGGGCAAGGTCACCGCCGAATCGCTGGACGACAACCCCAACGCGTACTGA
- the cydX gene encoding cytochrome bd-I oxidase subunit CydX: MWYFAWILGVGLASTAAILNGMWFEAREGAAPDVKD, from the coding sequence ATGTGGTATTTCGCCTGGATTCTCGGTGTCGGCCTGGCCTCCACCGCCGCCATCCTCAACGGCATGTGGTTCGAGGCACGCGAGGGCGCCGCCCCTGACGTCAAGGACTGA